A genomic stretch from Telmatocola sphagniphila includes:
- a CDS encoding VOC family protein: MHKPAKNTICLWYNGDVEEAAKFYAKTFPDSAVTAVHRAPSDYPAGKKGDVLTVEFTVLGIPCLGLNGGPGINHSEAFSFQISTENQEETDRYWNAIVGNGGQENDCGWCKDKWGLCWQITPAALVHGYTHPDAAVAKRVFEAMMTMKKIDVATIEAAIKG, encoded by the coding sequence ATGCATAAACCCGCCAAAAACACGATTTGTCTCTGGTACAACGGCGATGTGGAAGAGGCCGCGAAATTTTATGCCAAGACTTTTCCGGATTCAGCGGTAACGGCCGTGCATCGTGCACCGAGCGATTATCCGGCCGGGAAGAAGGGAGATGTTCTGACAGTCGAATTCACCGTCCTGGGTATTCCCTGTCTGGGCCTGAACGGCGGACCCGGCATCAATCATTCCGAGGCTTTCTCGTTCCAGATCTCCACGGAGAATCAGGAAGAAACAGATCGCTACTGGAATGCGATTGTCGGCAACGGTGGCCAGGAAAACGACTGTGGTTGGTGTAAAGACAAGTGGGGTCTCTGCTGGCAAATCACCCCGGCGGCATTGGTGCATGGCTACACGCATCCCGATGCTGCAGTTGCGAAGAGAGTATTTGAAGCCATGATGACGATGAAAAAAATCGATGTTGCCACTATCGAGGCTGCCATAAAAGGGTGA